From Halichoerus grypus chromosome 6, mHalGry1.hap1.1, whole genome shotgun sequence, one genomic window encodes:
- the MYF5 gene encoding myogenic factor 5 — MEMMDGCQFSPSEYFYEGSCIPSPEGEFRDEFEPRGAAFGAHKPELQGSDEDEHVRAPTGHHQAGHCLMWACKACKRKSTTMDRRKAATMRERRRLKKVNQAFETLKRCTTTNPNQRLPKVEILRNAIRYIESLQELLREQVENYYRLPGQSCSEPTSPTSTCSDGMPECNSPVWSRKSSSFDSIYCPDVPNVYVTDKSSLSSLDCLSSIVDRITNAEQPGLPLQDPASLSPVASTDSQPATPGASNSRLIYHVL, encoded by the exons ATGGAAATGATGGACGGCTGCCAGTTCTCGCCTTCTGAGTACTTCTATGAGGGCTCCTGCATCCCGTCCCCCGAGGGCGAGTTCAGGGATGAGTTTGAGCCCAGAGGGGCTGCCTTCGGGGCGCACAAACCAGAGCTGCAAGGCTCAGACGAGGACGAGCACGTGCGAGCACCTACAGGCCACCACCAGGCTGGCCACTGTCTCATGTGGGCTTGCAAAGCATGCAAGAGGAAGTCTACCACCATGGATCGGCGGAAGGCGGCCACCATGCGCGAGAGGAGACGCCTGAAGAAGGTCAACCAGGCTTTCGAGACGCTCAAGAGGTGCACCACGACCAACCCCAACCAGAGGCTGCCCAAGGTGGAGATCCTCAGGAATGCCATCCGCTACATCGAGAGCCTGCAGGAGCTGCTGAGGGAGCAAGTGGAGAACTACTATAGGCTGCCCGGACAGAGCTGCTCTGAGcccaccagccccacctccacctgCTCCGACGGCATG CCGGAATGTAACAGTCCTGTCTGGTCCAGAAAGAGCAGCAGCTTTGACAGCATCTACTGCCCAGATGTACCAAATG TATATGTCACAGATAAAAGCTCCTTATCCAGCTTGGATTGTTTATCCAGCATAGTGGATCGAATCACCAACGCAGAGCAACCTGGATTGCCTCTCCAGGacccggcctctctctccccagttGCCAGCACGGATTCACAGCCTGCAACTCCAGGGGCCTCTAATTCCAGGCTCATCTATCATGTGCTATGA